The following coding sequences lie in one Zingiber officinale cultivar Zhangliang chromosome 2B, Zo_v1.1, whole genome shotgun sequence genomic window:
- the LOC122048145 gene encoding uncharacterized protein LOC122048145: protein MAEHVDLPPYGQKLGKHRFWGNRVFSVMQRWFVPSGAVSPTKGVKRFGLKGKLAPRYIGPFQILERIGEVAYRLALPPALTGVHDVFHVSMLRRYVPHPLHILTDVSVALQPDISYEEIPVRIMDRKERRLRNKTIRLVKVGWRHHSDEEATWELEDKMRASYPHLFTEGE from the exons atggcagaacaTGTAGATCTCCCACCTTATGGACAGAAGTTGGGGAAACACAGATTTTGGGGCAACAGAGTCTTCAGCGTGATGCAGAGATGGTTTGTACCATCAGGCGCAg TATCCCCTACGAAAGGAGTAAAAAGGTTTGGGTTGAAGGGTAAGTTGGCACCTCGCTACATTGGACCCTTCCAGATTCTCGAGAGGATAGGTGAGGTGGCGTATCGACTGGCGCTACCACCAGCACTTACTGGggtgcatgatgtattccatgtatctatgttgaggagatatgtaccgcaCCCTTTGCATATTCTCACTGATGTATCAGTTGCACTTCAGCCGGATAtatcttatgaggagattccagttCGGATTATGGACCGTAAAGAGCGCcggttgcggaacaagacaattcGACTGGTCAAGGTTGGATGGCGGCATCACTCAgacgaagaagccacctgggagttGGAAGATAAGATGCGAGCTAGTTACCCACACCTATTCACTGAAGGTGAGTAA